In Chryseobacterium oryzae, the genomic stretch TATTTTAGTTTTGAAAAACATCCTGGAATTCAATATTTTTTTGTAGCACAGTCATTTTTATAACACAAAATGATAAGTGTAGTGAAAATTTTAAAAACATTTTAGGATATTTGCAACGCATGAATGAAACTCCACTAATATCAATAATCACAACTTTTTACAACTCTGTTCAGCTAGGCAATTTTGTAACATCTTCTATGAACTGTTTACTGAATCAAAGTTATAAAAATATCGAATTTATATGCGTTAATGACGGTTCTACCGATGCTACTCTTGCAGAATTGGAAAGATTTGCCGAGAAAGACGCTAGAATAAAAATTTATACCAAAGAAAACCAAAAATATGCACAATACTCCAAAGCTTATGGACAGGAAAAAGCATCAGGAGATTTTATTTTTTTATTCGATCATGATGATTTAATAGAATTAGATACCATTGAGAAATGTTACCAAACTTTTTTGAAGAATCCTAAACTTGATATTGTAACTCCAATTGTTATCACAAAATTTACAGATGGAAAGGTAAAATATATTAATAATATTTATTTTCAAACATCTTTAGACAATAAATTCGAATACAAAGAATTCTCTGGTAAACAAATTTTACAAGATACTGTTGGGCGATATGATATCCATATAAGGGGGCTTTATAGAGCTAAAAACTTCAAATCTTTTTCATTTGAATTTAACGAACCTCTTTTAAACGCAGACGAAATTGTAGAAAGATTAATTTTTGAGAATGCTCAATATATAGGAAATTGTAATTCTGTATATACTCATTTCATCCACCCCGAATCTTCAGCTAAAAAACTTAGCCTAAAAAAAATTGATCTTGTACGAACCGATGTTATACTTAGAAGTATTTTTAAGAAAAAAGAAATTTATGTGCAGCGAAAATCAATCTTTGAGTTTGTAGCATATAAAAATTTGGTTAATGCCATCAAAATTTATCATTCTTTTTTTTCGGAGATGACAAAAGAAGAAAAAATGAAGCAACTTAACCGAATTAAAAATTCTTACACCGAATTAGACAAGACAGAAGTTAAAAATCAATTTCATGGTTTGAGTAAAATATACAATAGCATTTTGCTTTCAAACTTTAGTCTTTTGATGTCCTATTATAAATTCAAAAAATAAAAATTATCTTTCAAAACGATAAATAAATATTTTAGTGGCTAAAGAAGAAGGTATGTTTTGTAAAAAATTTTTCTTTTTAAGATGTGCACTGTACGCTGAACTAAAATAATCGGTAAAGTCTAGTTTTGTAAGTTTTTGCATTCGTGCAATATTATTTTTAAGATAGTCTTTATCTTTAATTGCTTTCCACTGCATAATAAGCACCATCTCTTTAAAAAGAATGATTTTATTTTTTATAAGCTGTTTTAATATATTATTTTTCTCATTTTTATAAGCTTCTGTAAAATACTCTAGAATGGTTAAAAAGTTTTCAAAGTTTTTTTTCGTTCTATTAAAAATAACCGATTCTCCGTGTAAATAATAAAGATAAGTAATGTCATCTATCACTGCCAAAGAATCTGCTTTTAGCAAAAGGTGAAAAAACCACAGTTCATCTTGCGCATACAAACCAGGGATGAAGTAAATTTTATTTTTTAAAATAAAATCTCTTTTTATTAATTTGTTCCACGAAGAGGAAGGGAAGCCTCCATTACTATATACAGAAAAAATCTCCAATCGATTATTGTATATATTTTTCGCAGCATTTGTCGGAAAACCGAAATCTTTAGTTGTATTATCAAAAGTATTAATCCATCGGTTTTGGGCAACCATTATTTGGGCATTTGTCTGTATAGCATTATTTAAAAGTAATTCTATACAATTTTCTATAATCTCATCATCACTATCTAAAAAAAATATATACTCGCCAAAAGAAGCGTTAATACCACTATTTCTCACCACAGATAATCCTGAATTTTGATCATGCTCAATAATTTTAATATCAAGTATTGGATTTTCTTTTATAAAATCTTTAATAATATCCATACTCTTATCCGGAGTACAATCATTAACCAACACGATTTCAAAATTCGTATAAGTTTGTTTTTTTACAGATTCTAAGCATCTTAGAATATATTTCTCGCATTTAAAAACGGGAATATTGATACTTACTAAGGGTTTATTTTTATCCATCAGTTGTTTTACATTGAAAAACAGCAAAATTATGAAGAATATTTAATACTTTTGGCTAAACATTTTTAGATGAAAAAGACAGCAGGCTTCTTTTTTATAAAATTTCAAAAATTTTTTAACAGTTGTATCAACACAAAAAAAAGATCTCTTTTTTTTACGGAGAAAAGTTTCATAGATTCTTCTTTTAAATTAGGTTCTAATAATATATTGGATATATCGGATAAAGCAATATTTAATTTCGAAAAGAACGTCTTTATAAACAATTCTAATTTTATAACCGTAAAGCCTAATGCAAAATTCTCCATAGGGGAAGAAACTTACATTACTCGAGCTACAATTTCCTGTTTAGGAGAAATAGAGATTGGTAAAAACTGTATTTTGGGAGAAGGACTGAAAATTTTCGATCATAATCATCAATACATCAAAAATCCTTTTTCGGTATCCAAAATCGATTTTAATATTGGAAAAGTTAAAATTGGAAATAATGTTTGGACAGGTGCGAATGTAGTTATTCTTAAAGACGTAACCATCGGAGATAATGTTATTTTAGGTGCAGGTTGTGTCATCCATAAAGATGTACCAGCAAATTCTATCATTATTAATAAACAAGACCTCCAAAGAATAACTCTCTAAGAAATATTTATATATATTCGTTTTTTGTTATAAATGATTTATTCAAAAAAACAAACACGATACTTATTCACAACACTATCTTTTTTTAATAAAATATTTACAAACAATAATGTTGAAAAAATTCTCTATCCTTATAGCTCATTATAATAATTTTGAATATTTCAAAGATTGTTATCAAAGTATAATAACCCAAACATATCAAAATTTTGAGGTTGTACTGGTAGACGATTGCTCATCTGATCATTCTTATGAAAAAATAAAAGAGCTCACAAAAAGTGATTCTCGTTTTCGACTTTTCCAAAATGATGAAAATAAAGGCGTTGGCTTCACCAAAAGAAAATGTGTAGAATTATCCCAAGGAGATATCTGTGGCTTTGTAGATCCCGATGATGCTATAAAAAACACCGCACTAGAAATTAGTGTAAAAAACCATACAGAAAACAACGTAGTTACATACTCTCAGTTTTATCTTTGTGATAGTAACTTACAGCCTTTACAACTTTTTCAGCACTCTAGAGCCGTAAAAAATAGAAAAAAGAATTTTTTTAATATTTTTCTCGAAGCTAATCATTTCTTTACATTTAAAAGATTGGCATACGAAAAAACTTTAGGAATAGATTCCTCGCTAACTTCTGCGGTAGACCAAGATTTGTATCTAAAACTTTATGAAACAGGAAATTTCACTTTTATAAAAGAACCTCTCTATTATTATCGTTTACACGAAAAAGGTGTTTCTCAGGAATCTTCAAAGAAAGAAAAACTTAATAATAATTGGCAACAGGTAATTTTGAATACTGCAAAACGAAGAAATATAAAATCAGTTTACGGAAAAAAGTTAAATGAAATAGAAAACCTGCCCTTATTTTTAAAAACAAAGCAAAATAATCTATTCACTAAAATTAAGAGAAAGTTTTTATAGATAAAAAAACACAGTATAAAACTGTGATTTTTTATTCTTTAATAATAACACCCGCATATTTTCCATCAAACTCAATAATATAGGGCTTTCTTTTGTTTTTTTCGCAGTAATCTTTAAAAGCGGCATTATCACCAATGTCATCACTCATAAAGACACCTCCTTTCTCGAGTTTATCCCAAAGAATGTTGTAAGCCCACATTCTGCCGTCGTAAGTCTTATCACTATCGTAATGTACAACATTAAAAGAATTTTGATCTTCAAAAATTTTCGGCAAAGATTCTTTATCTGCAAAACGGAATAACTTCCAATTTTTCTTGTATTTTTCAGGAATTACACATCCTACAAAATCTTCACTCTGATTTTGTAATATATAAGGCATATCCGAACTATATAGAGTGCCATTTCTTTCGACTAACGAAGCTAATGCTGCAAAAGAAGACCACCCATAAGCAACCCCCGTTTCTATAGAATTTTGAGATTTTACAAATTCATTAATATAATAAATAACGCTCAGAGAACCGGCTCCACCCATCTTTACAGGAGTTTTAGACTGCTCTTCCAAAGCTTGTGCAAATTCTGCCGGAAATAGAATTTCAAAAGGAACAAATGACAATTTCAAAACATCTTCGATGAATTTTTTTTCGGATATAGCATTAGATTTACACCAAATTTCGGCTTCTTCTTTACCTCTTAATGCGGAAGATCTATTGAATAAATTTTTCCAAATTTTACGTCTTAATTCAGGATATAAGTCTGGACGTTTTAAGTAAGCGAAAAAAGTATTTGTTATTTCAGCAATTTTAGTCATACATTATGTTTTGATCGACAAAAATACAAAACAATTACTCAAACAATCTTATATTTGTTCTTTTAATGACTAATTTTTTTAATTACACAAATGCCTCAAAAAATAAAAATTTTATTTTATCACCGCTCCATGGAAATAGGAGGGGTAGAAAAAGTACTTATCAATCAATTAAAGAATATTGACCTAAATATTTTTGAGGTAACTTTATTACTAAAAACATTTCAGGGAGAAATGAAATCGCAAATTCCCTCTAATATAGATTTGAAATTTCTATCGAAAGGGAAAGAAGACTTCTCTAGAATAAAACCAATTTATTATCTTCAATTAATCATAAGAAATTTAAAATTAAGATTACTTTCTAAAATACCTTATTTGATAAGGAAGTTCTATTTAAAAAAAGATTTCGATATTATTGTTGCACCCACTTACTCCAGTTTTGATGATGTTCTTAACAATTTTGATAAGAACTCTAGAAAAGTAGCTTGGTTTCACACCGATATAAGAGACGGAAAAGATCATGTGAAAAATTTAGTTTTATTAAACAAACTAAAGAAATTCGATTGGGTTGTATTTGGCTCTAATCAAACAAGAGATGTTATTAAAGATAATTATGACATATCTTATCCAAAAAGCCAAGTGATTTATAACCCTATGGATATTAATGGTACAAGACAAAAGGCAGAAGAATTTGAAGTAGTTTATAATTCTAGCCCCACATTCGTTTCAGTTGGAAGATTAAATAAGAGAAAAGGTTATCATACCTTAATGCAAGCACATCGAAATTTGCTAAATAAAGGTATTAATCATACTATTATTATTATTGGCGATGGCGAAGAAAAAAATAATTTAAAAAATAAAATAAAGGAGTTAAATGTTGAAAATTCCTTCATTTTATACGGATCCAAAACAAATCCTTATCCTTATATTAAAGCTGCAGATTTTTATATTTTATCTTCAGATTCAGAATCTTATCCCATGACTATTGGAGAAGTGCTTATATTGGGAAAACCTATTATAAGTACCAACGTAGGAGGTATTTCAGAAATGATTACCCAACATGAAAATGGCTTATTAATTGAGTATTCTGAAGTTGCTATGGAAGATGCTATAAAAACATTTATTTCCGACAAAGACTTTGTAGATAAAATAATTTCAAATAATAAAACAATAGATCAAAAATTCGATAATAAGATTATTCATAATCAGATAGAACAAATGTTTAAAGATTTAACCAAGAAATAATCTGATAAAAATCTAAAAGCTCAAAATACAACTATCTGATGAATAATCCTTTAATAACAATTTTTTCCCCCACTTACAATGCAGAAAAATTTCTTCCCTATGTATTCGAAACATTAAGAAAGCAAGATTATAAAAATTTTGAATGGTTAGTCGTAGACGACTGCTCTACAGACAATACAGTTCAATTACTTGAGTCATTCCGAGAAAAAGCAGATTTTCCTATTCGCATTATTCGAAACACAACAAATCAGATGATTACAAAAAACATAGAAATTGGTGTAAATAACGCACATGGAGAGTTTTTGTATCTTACAGGTCATGATGATGGATTAACCAACCAATGCCTTTCTACCTTTGTTAATGACTGGAATAGTATTGATATAAACACACAAGATCATCTTTGTGGTCTTGTCTACCACTGTGAAGATCAAGATGGAAATTTTATTGGAACAGAATATCCTTACGACTACTGGATTTCTAATGATTTTGAAATGCGCTTTAAATACAAAGTTAAAGGCGAAAAAAGCAGCTTCCATAAAGTTGAATTACTAAAAAAAATACAATATTCTTACCCTGAAATAGACACATACATTCCTGAGAATTTATTTTGGTTTGAGCTTAGTTATACATATAATTTTATGTATATAAATAAAGTATTAAGAATTTATTTCCAACATGATACCCACGAAAACATTTCAAAATCCATTGGACCAGGAAAAAAATACATGGCAGGTTTTGCATTTTTCTTTAAAGAAATCATTAGAAAATACAATTCTGTACTCAGAAAAGATTATTTTAAAATTTGGCTAACATTTCAGTTCAATTATGTCAGATATTCTAGATATAATCTTCAATCTTATTCTCATATAATTAGCGAATCTGTTAATAAATTTACAACGATTATTTTGATACCTTTTGCTATTGGTTTTGAAATTCTTAAATTTAGGAGACTACTTTAATATGCTTCAAAAAAAGAAAATTCTTATTCGTATTGGTTCTCTTCGCCATGGTGGTGCAGAAAAAGTACTCGTTACTTTTTTGAAGAATCTACCCAAGGATCAATTCGAAATCGATTTACTTTTAAACCTTTATTCCGGGAAATATTTACAGGAAGTTCCCAACTGGATAAATGTTTTGTACCTCAACAAAGGTGAAATGATTACCACGAACCGAATTCAGGATATTCCCAAAAAGGCATCTCGCGTTATTTATCAAAATTTACTGAGAAAATTCCCGAATTTACTTTATAAAAGAAAACTTCAGAACAAAAAATACGATATAGAATTTGCCGCCATCCACGGAATGAGGGACGAAATATTAAATTCTCCTTTGCAGTCGTCCAAAAAAATTGTCTGGATTCACAATGATCTTTCGGAGGTACGAGGCTATAGTAATGATGAAATTAAAAAGTTTTTTGGCTTTGATAAAATCTTAGTTATTTCTCAAAAAATTGAAAAACTTTTTCACGATTTGGCAGAAAATATTGTTGAAAAACAAAAAATAGTAAAAATTTACAATCCTTTAGACACACACGAAATCTTAACTGAGGCAGAGAAACCGGTAATTAATTATACATTTGATAAAAATATTCCCACCTTTATTTCTGTAGGAACTGTTTTTCCACAAAAAGGGTTCGACAGGCTTCTCAATGTTCATAAAAAACTTTTAGAAGAAGGATTTCAACATAAATTGCTGATTGTAGGGGATGGTTACGATTTTGAAAAAATCAAAAATTTGAAAAATGAATTGGGAGTTGATGACACAGCCAAACTTTTAGGCTTTACAGAAAACCCTTATCCATATTTTAAAAATGCAGATTTTTACATTCTGAGTTCCCGATATGAAGGATTTCCTACGGTTTTATTTGAAGCCATTACTCTTCAAAAAAAAATTATCGCAACAGAAGTTTCGGGTGTAAAAGAAATGTTAGACAATGGCAGTTTAGGATTAATCGTAGACAATTCTGAAAAAGGAATTTACGAGGGAATGAAAAATGCCTTGGTAAACCCTGCTCTTTTCGAGAATTACACCATAAGAATGAAAAGCTACACCAAGCCATTTACTCTGGAAAAATCCGTAAAAGATATTACAGACGTTCTCAATAAGCTCTGATTTTTACCTTAAAGATTTAAATTTGTTTTTTATGACAGATCATCACTCAACATTACAGAAAGATTTTTACAGAGAGAGCGGGAAATGGCTTTCAACTCTACAGATGTTAAAAAAAAGCATCAGTCCCAATCTTCATTTTATATATATTTTCAGAAAAACTCAGCAATACAGCAAAACTCCGATTTTAGGATTTTACTGGAGACTTATCCTGAGGCATTTTCAAATTAAATACGGATTTCAAATTTATCCTGAAACAGAAATCGGAGAAGGTTTTTACTTAGGACATTGGGGAAGTCTGGTTATTAACCCAAAAGTAAAAATTGGGAAAAACTGCAATATCGCACAAGGAGTAACAATAGGGCAGCAAAACAGAGGAAACAAAAAAGGCTTCCCAATTATAGGAAACCAAGTCTGGATAGGCCCAAATGCAGTAATTGTGGGCGGAATAAACATTGGAAACAATGTATTAATCGCTCCGAATGCTTATGTAAATTTCGATGTTCCAAACGATTCTGTTGTGGTGGGAAATCCAGCTCAAATATATACTAATCCTAATGCTACAGAAGGATACATTAATAACCTCATCTAAATTTTTCAGTATTAAATTTTGTTAAAAACAATTAAAGCTGATTCAAAATTAATATATTTGTATGATTATTGATTTAATCTATCAACTTCCCGAAGTTATTAAACTAAATGAATAATTCTAAAATTTAAACTATGACATCTTCTTACGACCATATTTTTGAAAATAACAAAAAATGGGTAGAATCTAAGATTGCAGATAACCCTAAGTTTTTCGAGGAGCTTGCAAAAACTCAAAATCCTGAATATCTTTATATAGGATGTTCAGATAGTAGAGCAACTGCTGAAGAGCTGATGGGAGCTAAGCCAGGAGAAGTTTTCGTTCATAGGAACATTGCCAATGTGGTAAATACTTTAGATATGAGCTCTACTGCTGTCATTCAGTATGCGGTGGAACATTTAAAAGTAAATCACATAGTGGTTTGTGGACATTACAACTGTGGCGGTGTAAAAGCTGCTATGACTTCTCAGGATTTAGGACTTCTTAATCCGTGGCTCCGAAACATCCGTGATGTGTACAGATTACATCAGGAAGAACTTGATTCTATAGAAGATGAAGGAAAACGTTATGATAAACTGGTAGAACTTAACGTTCAGGAGCAGTGTATTAACGTCATTAAAATGGCTTGTGTTCAGGAAAGATATATCCTTGAGGAGTATCCCGTTGTTCATGGTTGGGTTTTCGATCTCAGAAGCGGGAAAATTATCGATTTGAAGATTAATTTTGAAGAAATATTAAAAGACATCCAAAAAATATACAACCTAACGGGATCCGATTGGGTAATGAGCCGAAAGACAAAATAATTTGTCTAAAACTAAGTAAATGAAATTCTGGAGTATTGTTACATTACTGTTTATGCTAAACTTCACAGCTTTGCCAAGCATTGCTGTTATGGCAGGATGGGAAATTCCCAAAACAAATGTAATGCTTAATGAGGAAGAGCCTCACTCCCAGTATTCTTCGCTTTTCACGATGTTTGAAAAAACATTACCTAAGACTTTAAACGTACATGACTTCCTGAAATTTTTCGAAAATGATCTGGAAGAAAAACCCTTTATACTGATTGATGATGCCTCTCATCTTTCTCCTCTTTTAACGATATTCTCGCCTCCCCCAGAAGCGTAATTTTCTTTACATATAATTTTCATCACCTTTATTTACAGGTTATGAGGATTATGCATTCCTTAAATTTCCACAATTTAATTTATTTCAGCGGGCTTATAATACCATAAAGTCCGTCGGATTATTTTAGCATTTTTCAATCATCATGAAAAAATCAAAATCATTATTTGGAGGGATTAAAGAAAATTTCCCTTCAGGTCTCGTTGTATTTTTAGTTGCACTTCCACTTTGTCTTGGTATTGCACTTGCTTCGGGAGCACCACCATTATCCGGAATTATTTCCGGGATTATTGGCGGACTTGTTGTTGGGGCAATCAGTAACTCCAATATCTCAGTTTCGGGACCGGCTGCTGGTCTTACTGCTATTGTTTTAACGGCAATTACAGACCTTGGAGCATTCGAACTCTTTCTATGTGCGGGAATTATCGCTGGACTCATACAATTGGTTTTAGGCTTTATACGTGCAGGAAGCATTTCGAACTATTTCCCTAACAATGTTATAGAAGGTATGCTTGCCGGTATCGGAATCATCATTATTTTAAAACAGATTCCTCATGCTGTAGGTTTTGACAAAGATTATGAAGGTCATGAATCTATATTCGATAATGTATTAAACTTCAACTACTTTACCGAACTTTTGGGAGCAATACAACCTGGAGCAGTGGTAATTACATTAGTATCTATCGGAATTCTTCTAGCGTGGGATCATATAACATTTTTAAAGCGAATGAAAATGCTTCCCGGAGCTTTGGTAGCAGTAGCTGTTGGTATTTTACTTAATGAGTTATTCAAATCTACAGGAAGTTCGCTTGCCATTGGTAAAGAGCATTTGGTTCCTCTTCCGGTTCCAAAATCTCTGGAAGACTTTAAAAACCTCATAACATTACCAGACTTCTCCGGATTTACCAATTCTAAAGTATGGCTTGCCGGTGGAACTATTGCGGTAGTTGCTTCGGTTGAAACGTTATTATGTATTGAAGCTTCCGATAGGCTGGATGTTCAGAGAAGAATAACCGATACCAACCTGGAACTTAAAGCACAAGGAATAGGGAATCTGGTAAGCTCATTTATTGGTGGACTTCCGATGACCTCGGTTGTGGTAAGAAGTTCTGCCAACGCCAATGCAGGAGCAACGTCTAAAGTATCTGCAATGATTCATGGTGTTTTACTTTTGGTTTGCGTTCTTACAATTCCTTTCCTGCTGAATTTAATTCCTTTAGCTACGCTTGCTGCGGTATTACTTTTGGTAGGATATAAACTGGCAAAGCCGGCAACTTTCAAACATTTCTGGCATTTAGGAAAGTATCAGTTCATCCCATTTGTAGCAACGGTGATTGCTATTGTGGCGACCGATTTACTGAAAGGAGTAGGAATAGGTTTAGCCATCTCTATTTTCTATATTTTACAGGGAAATATGAAACGGGCATACTATTTAAGCAGGGAAAAGCTGAG encodes the following:
- a CDS encoding carbonic anhydrase, whose protein sequence is MTSSYDHIFENNKKWVESKIADNPKFFEELAKTQNPEYLYIGCSDSRATAEELMGAKPGEVFVHRNIANVVNTLDMSSTAVIQYAVEHLKVNHIVVCGHYNCGGVKAAMTSQDLGLLNPWLRNIRDVYRLHQEELDSIEDEGKRYDKLVELNVQEQCINVIKMACVQERYILEEYPVVHGWVFDLRSGKIIDLKINFEEILKDIQKIYNLTGSDWVMSRKTK
- a CDS encoding serine acetyltransferase codes for the protein MTDHHSTLQKDFYRESGKWLSTLQMLKKSISPNLHFIYIFRKTQQYSKTPILGFYWRLILRHFQIKYGFQIYPETEIGEGFYLGHWGSLVINPKVKIGKNCNIAQGVTIGQQNRGNKKGFPIIGNQVWIGPNAVIVGGINIGNNVLIAPNAYVNFDVPNDSVVVGNPAQIYTNPNATEGYINNLI
- a CDS encoding glycosyltransferase family A protein, which translates into the protein MNCLLNQSYKNIEFICVNDGSTDATLAELERFAEKDARIKIYTKENQKYAQYSKAYGQEKASGDFIFLFDHDDLIELDTIEKCYQTFLKNPKLDIVTPIVITKFTDGKVKYINNIYFQTSLDNKFEYKEFSGKQILQDTVGRYDIHIRGLYRAKNFKSFSFEFNEPLLNADEIVERLIFENAQYIGNCNSVYTHFIHPESSAKKLSLKKIDLVRTDVILRSIFKKKEIYVQRKSIFEFVAYKNLVNAIKIYHSFFSEMTKEEKMKQLNRIKNSYTELDKTEVKNQFHGLSKIYNSILLSNFSLLMSYYKFKK
- a CDS encoding glycosyltransferase, which encodes MPQKIKILFYHRSMEIGGVEKVLINQLKNIDLNIFEVTLLLKTFQGEMKSQIPSNIDLKFLSKGKEDFSRIKPIYYLQLIIRNLKLRLLSKIPYLIRKFYLKKDFDIIVAPTYSSFDDVLNNFDKNSRKVAWFHTDIRDGKDHVKNLVLLNKLKKFDWVVFGSNQTRDVIKDNYDISYPKSQVIYNPMDINGTRQKAEEFEVVYNSSPTFVSVGRLNKRKGYHTLMQAHRNLLNKGINHTIIIIGDGEEKNNLKNKIKELNVENSFILYGSKTNPYPYIKAADFYILSSDSESYPMTIGEVLILGKPIISTNVGGISEMITQHENGLLIEYSEVAMEDAIKTFISDKDFVDKIISNNKTIDQKFDNKIIHNQIEQMFKDLTKK
- a CDS encoding SulP family inorganic anion transporter, which produces MKKSKSLFGGIKENFPSGLVVFLVALPLCLGIALASGAPPLSGIISGIIGGLVVGAISNSNISVSGPAAGLTAIVLTAITDLGAFELFLCAGIIAGLIQLVLGFIRAGSISNYFPNNVIEGMLAGIGIIIILKQIPHAVGFDKDYEGHESIFDNVLNFNYFTELLGAIQPGAVVITLVSIGILLAWDHITFLKRMKMLPGALVAVAVGILLNELFKSTGSSLAIGKEHLVPLPVPKSLEDFKNLITLPDFSGFTNSKVWLAGGTIAVVASVETLLCIEASDRLDVQRRITDTNLELKAQGIGNLVSSFIGGLPMTSVVVRSSANANAGATSKVSAMIHGVLLLVCVLTIPFLLNLIPLATLAAVLLLVGYKLAKPATFKHFWHLGKYQFIPFVATVIAIVATDLLKGVGIGLAISIFYILQGNMKRAYYLSREKLSNANGIKIKLAEEVSFLNKAAIKKTLKNIKPNSNITIDATETSYIATDVLEMIQDFANIRAKEDDINVELLGFKTSYRDYESNEDSHIVITHNKAI
- a CDS encoding acyltransferase translates to MKKTAGFFFIKFQKFFNSCINTKKRSLFFTEKSFIDSSFKLGSNNILDISDKAIFNFEKNVFINNSNFITVKPNAKFSIGEETYITRATISCLGEIEIGKNCILGEGLKIFDHNHQYIKNPFSVSKIDFNIGKVKIGNNVWTGANVVILKDVTIGDNVILGAGCVIHKDVPANSIIINKQDLQRITL
- a CDS encoding glycosyltransferase: MDKNKPLVSINIPVFKCEKYILRCLESVKKQTYTNFEIVLVNDCTPDKSMDIIKDFIKENPILDIKIIEHDQNSGLSVVRNSGINASFGEYIFFLDSDDEIIENCIELLLNNAIQTNAQIMVAQNRWINTFDNTTKDFGFPTNAAKNIYNNRLEIFSVYSNGGFPSSSWNKLIKRDFILKNKIYFIPGLYAQDELWFFHLLLKADSLAVIDDITYLYYLHGESVIFNRTKKNFENFLTILEYFTEAYKNEKNNILKQLIKNKIILFKEMVLIMQWKAIKDKDYLKNNIARMQKLTKLDFTDYFSSAYSAHLKKKNFLQNIPSSLATKIFIYRFER
- a CDS encoding class I SAM-dependent methyltransferase, producing MTKIAEITNTFFAYLKRPDLYPELRRKIWKNLFNRSSALRGKEEAEIWCKSNAISEKKFIEDVLKLSFVPFEILFPAEFAQALEEQSKTPVKMGGAGSLSVIYYINEFVKSQNSIETGVAYGWSSFAALASLVERNGTLYSSDMPYILQNQSEDFVGCVIPEKYKKNWKLFRFADKESLPKIFEDQNSFNVVHYDSDKTYDGRMWAYNILWDKLEKGGVFMSDDIGDNAAFKDYCEKNKRKPYIIEFDGKYAGVIIKE
- a CDS encoding glycosyltransferase family 2 protein; protein product: MNNPLITIFSPTYNAEKFLPYVFETLRKQDYKNFEWLVVDDCSTDNTVQLLESFREKADFPIRIIRNTTNQMITKNIEIGVNNAHGEFLYLTGHDDGLTNQCLSTFVNDWNSIDINTQDHLCGLVYHCEDQDGNFIGTEYPYDYWISNDFEMRFKYKVKGEKSSFHKVELLKKIQYSYPEIDTYIPENLFWFELSYTYNFMYINKVLRIYFQHDTHENISKSIGPGKKYMAGFAFFFKEIIRKYNSVLRKDYFKIWLTFQFNYVRYSRYNLQSYSHIISESVNKFTTIILIPFAIGFEILKFRRLL
- a CDS encoding glycosyltransferase family 2 protein, with the protein product MLKKFSILIAHYNNFEYFKDCYQSIITQTYQNFEVVLVDDCSSDHSYEKIKELTKSDSRFRLFQNDENKGVGFTKRKCVELSQGDICGFVDPDDAIKNTALEISVKNHTENNVVTYSQFYLCDSNLQPLQLFQHSRAVKNRKKNFFNIFLEANHFFTFKRLAYEKTLGIDSSLTSAVDQDLYLKLYETGNFTFIKEPLYYYRLHEKGVSQESSKKEKLNNNWQQVILNTAKRRNIKSVYGKKLNEIENLPLFLKTKQNNLFTKIKRKFL
- a CDS encoding glycosyltransferase produces the protein MLQKKKILIRIGSLRHGGAEKVLVTFLKNLPKDQFEIDLLLNLYSGKYLQEVPNWINVLYLNKGEMITTNRIQDIPKKASRVIYQNLLRKFPNLLYKRKLQNKKYDIEFAAIHGMRDEILNSPLQSSKKIVWIHNDLSEVRGYSNDEIKKFFGFDKILVISQKIEKLFHDLAENIVEKQKIVKIYNPLDTHEILTEAEKPVINYTFDKNIPTFISVGTVFPQKGFDRLLNVHKKLLEEGFQHKLLIVGDGYDFEKIKNLKNELGVDDTAKLLGFTENPYPYFKNADFYILSSRYEGFPTVLFEAITLQKKIIATEVSGVKEMLDNGSLGLIVDNSEKGIYEGMKNALVNPALFENYTIRMKSYTKPFTLEKSVKDITDVLNKL